In Hymenobacter sublimis, a single genomic region encodes these proteins:
- a CDS encoding RagB/SusD family nutrient uptake outer membrane protein, producing the protein MKKTLSAAAMLTALLLASSCDINEEFQGSLTPDQVSTGNAASLLDGVYTSMRSPFQGATQVFALSEVTTDERIMPTRAGDWDDNGVWRQLHLHTWDANHSQVRDAFANLGGVVFAANDVLRPEFNASVQQQAEARFLRAWAMYWTLDLFDQVPYREPGESVAANARVRKGTEALDYIISEVNAVLTNLPDGPAYRANKDAARGLLMKCYLNRGVYANRAAPTFAAADMNQVITLANQIINTGRYTFATNYFDNFAPDNTAIGTENIFTELNIGGVSSGAQFDLWRFISHYNMTPSGYNGPAALPGFYDKFGASDIRRGTVYTYKNGPANPGKRQNVGFLIGQQYNLTTGAPLTDRTGAPLAFTREVRIIETGANLEVTGIRPMKYPPDFTNNGAGTTDNDMVHLRLPDILLMKAEAILRGGTATAAGTYGATPLALVNSIRTHGSRNAGPLTSLDLTTLLDERGRELYLEQWRRQDMVRFGKFLSPGEQRTTTSDPKYLIFPIPNQQLAVNPNLTQNPGY; encoded by the coding sequence ATGAAAAAGACACTCAGCGCGGCGGCTATGCTGACGGCGCTTCTGCTAGCCAGCAGCTGCGATATAAACGAAGAGTTCCAGGGCTCCCTGACGCCTGACCAGGTAAGCACGGGTAACGCCGCCTCCCTGCTCGATGGCGTGTATACCTCCATGCGTAGTCCGTTTCAGGGCGCTACTCAGGTGTTTGCTCTCTCGGAAGTAACTACCGACGAGCGTATTATGCCTACCCGCGCCGGCGACTGGGACGACAACGGCGTGTGGCGGCAACTGCACTTGCACACCTGGGATGCCAACCACAGCCAGGTGCGGGATGCCTTTGCCAACCTGGGTGGGGTAGTGTTTGCCGCTAACGATGTGCTGCGGCCCGAGTTCAATGCCTCCGTGCAGCAACAGGCCGAAGCCCGCTTCCTCCGCGCCTGGGCCATGTACTGGACCCTCGACCTCTTCGACCAGGTGCCCTACCGGGAGCCCGGGGAAAGTGTAGCCGCCAACGCCCGCGTGCGAAAAGGAACCGAGGCGCTCGACTACATTATCAGCGAAGTGAATGCCGTGCTCACGAACTTGCCCGACGGACCGGCTTATCGGGCCAACAAAGACGCGGCCCGCGGCCTGCTGATGAAGTGCTACCTCAACCGGGGCGTGTACGCCAACCGCGCCGCGCCCACGTTTGCCGCCGCCGACATGAACCAGGTAATTACCCTGGCCAACCAAATCATCAACACGGGGCGCTACACGTTTGCTACCAACTACTTCGACAACTTCGCGCCCGATAACACGGCCATCGGCACGGAGAATATTTTCACGGAGCTGAACATTGGTGGCGTGAGTAGTGGGGCTCAGTTTGACTTATGGCGGTTTATTTCGCACTACAACATGACCCCCAGCGGCTACAACGGCCCAGCCGCCCTGCCCGGCTTCTACGATAAGTTTGGGGCCAGTGACATCCGGCGGGGCACGGTGTACACCTATAAAAACGGCCCGGCTAACCCTGGCAAGCGCCAGAACGTGGGCTTCCTGATCGGACAGCAGTACAACCTGACCACCGGTGCTCCCCTCACCGACCGCACGGGCGCGCCACTGGCATTCACCCGGGAAGTGCGCATTATTGAAACGGGTGCCAACCTGGAGGTTACGGGTATCCGTCCGATGAAATACCCGCCCGACTTCACCAACAACGGCGCCGGCACGACCGACAATGATATGGTACACCTGCGCCTACCCGATATTCTGCTGATGAAGGCCGAAGCTATTTTGCGCGGTGGTACGGCTACCGCCGCCGGGACCTACGGGGCTACCCCTTTGGCTCTGGTCAACTCCATTCGTACCCACGGCTCGCGCAATGCCGGACCCCTAACCAGTCTGGACTTAACTACCCTGCTGGATGAGCGGGGGCGGGAGCTGTACCTAGAGCAGTGGCGGCGCCAGGATATGGTGCGGTTCGGTAAGTTCCTGAGCCCTGGGGAGCAGCGCACCACAACCAGCGACCCGAAATACCTGATTTTCCCCATTCCCAATCAGCAGCTGGCCGTAAACCCCAACCTCACCCAGAATCCTGGGTATTAA
- the treF gene encoding alpha,alpha-trehalase TreF has protein sequence MLIIKKIGAAFLLLLPLLALAQPTPRQLYPGLFEAVQLGQVYPDGKTFVDMLPTVAPSVVLAAYQKEKGRPGFDLKAFTKRYFYLPATDTALYRSNIQGGIRAHLDTLWTVLRRPAQTQVPPYSSLLPLPHPYVVPGGRFREVYYWDSYFTMLGLREAGRQDLVRDMVDNFAYLIDKLGFIPNGNRTYYLTRSQPPFFAQMVGLLAEGPDSVAVLGRYRPALAREYAYWMAGAEALKPGQADRRVVCLPGGELLNRYWDDSDQPREESYRADVEAGRRTKQPLPQFYRNVRAAAASGWDFSTRWFGPDGQLGSIRTTELVPVDLNCLLLTMERGLARAHRAAGQLPQAREYEQKVQARAAAIRRYCWDAAAGWFVDYDLTQRRFATARTLAGTFPLTYGVATPEQARAIAQGLESAFLSPGGLLTTTKVSSQQWDAPNAWAPLQYVAIEGLRRYQQPVLANIIARRWMDLNVRVFTQTGKLLEKYNVTDLTRPAGGGEYKLQDGFGWTNGVLLKLLNEQKNQ, from the coding sequence ATGCTGATAATCAAGAAAATAGGAGCGGCTTTTCTGCTGTTGCTACCCCTGCTGGCCCTGGCCCAGCCCACTCCACGGCAGCTGTACCCAGGGCTGTTTGAGGCGGTGCAGCTGGGGCAAGTGTACCCCGATGGCAAAACCTTCGTGGACATGTTGCCCACCGTGGCGCCGAGTGTAGTGCTAGCCGCGTACCAAAAGGAAAAAGGTCGGCCGGGCTTCGATTTAAAAGCCTTTACCAAGCGTTATTTCTACCTGCCCGCCACCGATACGGCCCTCTACCGCAGCAACATCCAGGGCGGCATCCGGGCCCACCTCGACACGCTCTGGACGGTGCTGCGCCGGCCGGCCCAAACGCAGGTGCCACCCTACTCCTCCTTGCTGCCGTTGCCCCATCCGTACGTGGTGCCGGGTGGCCGCTTCCGCGAGGTGTACTACTGGGACTCGTACTTTACCATGCTGGGCCTGCGCGAGGCTGGCCGTCAGGATCTGGTGCGCGATATGGTCGATAACTTCGCCTACCTCATTGATAAGCTGGGCTTTATTCCTAACGGGAACCGCACCTACTACCTTACCCGCTCCCAGCCGCCCTTCTTTGCTCAAATGGTGGGCTTGCTGGCCGAAGGCCCCGATTCTGTGGCAGTCCTTGGCCGCTACCGGCCGGCCCTGGCCCGCGAGTACGCCTATTGGATGGCGGGCGCCGAAGCGCTGAAGCCCGGCCAGGCCGACCGCCGCGTGGTGTGCCTACCCGGGGGCGAGCTGCTGAACCGCTACTGGGACGACAGCGACCAGCCCCGCGAAGAATCGTACCGCGCCGACGTGGAGGCTGGCCGCCGCACCAAGCAGCCGCTGCCGCAGTTTTACCGCAACGTGCGCGCTGCTGCTGCCTCGGGCTGGGACTTTAGCACCCGCTGGTTCGGCCCCGATGGACAACTGGGCTCGATTCGCACCACGGAGCTGGTACCCGTCGACTTAAACTGTTTGCTCCTGACCATGGAACGAGGCCTGGCCCGCGCCCACCGCGCCGCCGGACAGCTACCCCAAGCCAGGGAATATGAGCAAAAGGTCCAGGCCCGTGCCGCTGCCATCCGGCGCTACTGCTGGGATGCCGCAGCCGGCTGGTTTGTTGATTACGACCTGACGCAGCGTCGCTTCGCTACCGCTCGCACGCTGGCCGGCACGTTTCCGCTCACCTATGGCGTGGCTACCCCCGAGCAAGCCCGCGCTATTGCCCAGGGTTTGGAAAGTGCGTTTTTGAGTCCGGGCGGCCTGCTGACCACCACCAAAGTCAGCAGTCAGCAGTGGGACGCGCCCAACGCCTGGGCTCCGTTGCAATACGTGGCAATAGAAGGTCTGCGCCGCTACCAGCAGCCGGTGCTGGCAAATATCATTGCCCGCCGCTGGATGGACCTCAACGTGCGCGTGTTCACTCAAACTGGCAAGCTGCTAGAGAAATACAACGTCACGGACCTAACCCGGCCGGCCGGTGGGGGTGAGTATAAACTCCAGGATGGTTTCGGCTGGACTAACGGAGTGCTGCTTAAGCTCCTCAATGAGCAGAAAAATCAGTAG
- a CDS encoding glycoside hydrolase family 2 TIM barrel-domain containing protein, producing MKPYLAVSLLALATTTYAQTSPVKVEVKQTAGRYQLLRGGKPYFINGAGGGQFPERIKACGGNSIRTWGTGGADKVLAEANKNGLTVMLGLDVARERHGFDYNNPQAVAEQLQKLRAEVLKYKDNPAVLFWGIGNELNLEYTNPKVWDAVQQIAQMIHEVDPNHPTSTVLAGLNQKEVDYIKAKCPAVDILSINTYAGLASIPQQVRTTGWTGPYVVAEWGPTGHWESPVTPWKASVEETSSQKAAVYQSRYEASVAKDKTQCFGTYVFLWGQKQERTPTWYGIFTEDGKESEVVDVMQYLWSGKWPQNRAPHLTSFKLNGKQATDNVYLQAGQSYPAVVAVADPDKDALTYRYELLPESTDLKSGGDRESRPVAIPGLIPAGASAQTTLKAPTKEGAYRLFVYAYDGKDNVATANIPFYVKGK from the coding sequence ATGAAACCTTACCTCGCTGTTTCCTTGCTTGCCCTCGCTACTACCACTTATGCCCAAACCAGTCCAGTTAAAGTTGAGGTAAAACAAACGGCTGGTCGCTACCAGTTGCTACGCGGCGGCAAGCCGTACTTCATCAATGGCGCGGGCGGCGGGCAATTTCCGGAGCGCATCAAGGCCTGCGGGGGCAATTCCATCCGGACCTGGGGCACGGGCGGCGCTGATAAAGTCTTGGCCGAGGCCAATAAAAACGGGCTTACTGTGATGCTGGGCCTGGATGTGGCTCGGGAGCGGCACGGCTTCGACTACAACAACCCCCAGGCGGTGGCCGAGCAGCTTCAAAAGCTGCGCGCCGAGGTGCTCAAGTACAAAGACAACCCGGCGGTGCTGTTCTGGGGCATCGGCAACGAGCTGAACCTGGAGTATACCAACCCCAAAGTCTGGGATGCCGTGCAGCAAATTGCCCAGATGATTCACGAGGTAGACCCCAATCACCCAACCAGCACCGTGCTGGCCGGCCTCAACCAAAAGGAGGTCGACTACATCAAGGCCAAGTGCCCGGCCGTGGACATCCTTAGCATCAACACGTACGCCGGGCTGGCCTCCATTCCGCAGCAGGTGCGCACCACCGGCTGGACCGGCCCCTACGTGGTAGCCGAATGGGGGCCCACTGGCCACTGGGAAAGCCCCGTAACGCCCTGGAAAGCCTCCGTGGAAGAAACCAGCAGCCAAAAAGCCGCCGTGTACCAGAGCCGCTACGAGGCCTCCGTGGCCAAGGACAAAACCCAGTGTTTTGGCACCTACGTGTTTCTGTGGGGCCAGAAGCAGGAGCGCACGCCCACCTGGTACGGCATCTTCACCGAGGATGGCAAGGAGTCGGAAGTGGTGGATGTCATGCAGTACCTGTGGAGCGGTAAGTGGCCCCAGAACCGCGCCCCGCACCTCACCTCGTTCAAGCTAAATGGTAAGCAGGCCACCGACAACGTGTACCTACAGGCCGGCCAGAGTTACCCCGCCGTTGTCGCCGTCGCGGACCCCGACAAAGACGCCCTGACCTACCGCTACGAACTGCTCCCGGAAAGCACCGACCTCAAATCCGGCGGCGACCGGGAAAGTCGGCCCGTCGCTATTCCGGGCCTGATTCCGGCCGGCGCCTCAGCCCAGACTACCCTCAAAGCCCCCACCAAGGAAGGCGCCTACCGCCTGTTTGTGTACGCCTATGATGGCAAAGACAACGTGGCTACGGCCAATATTCCGTTCTATGTGAAGGGGAAATAG
- a CDS encoding GNAT family N-acetyltransferase yields the protein MPPTFTLRPWALADLASLVRYANNSAIARYMNDQFPHPYTEENGRAFIDMASQENPPHILAIEVAGEAVGGIGIHPRTNIERKNAELGYWLGEPFWGQGIITEAVRQMVDYGFRTFDITRIFARPFGTNLASQRVLEKAGFVLEARFENTFFKNGEFLDELIYAVRRP from the coding sequence ATGCCCCCTACTTTTACCCTCCGCCCCTGGGCCCTGGCCGACTTGGCTAGTCTGGTTCGTTACGCCAATAATTCGGCCATTGCCCGGTACATGAACGACCAGTTCCCGCACCCTTATACAGAGGAAAACGGTAGGGCTTTTATTGACATGGCTAGCCAGGAAAATCCGCCGCACATCCTGGCTATTGAGGTGGCCGGGGAAGCAGTTGGGGGCATCGGGATTCACCCCCGCACCAACATTGAGCGCAAAAACGCCGAGTTGGGCTACTGGCTGGGCGAGCCGTTCTGGGGCCAGGGCATCATCACGGAGGCCGTCCGGCAAATGGTAGACTACGGCTTCCGCACCTTCGATATCACTCGCATTTTCGCCCGGCCCTTCGGCACCAACCTGGCATCCCAACGAGTGCTGGAAAAGGCGGGCTTTGTACTGGAGGCTCGTTTCGAAAACACGTTTTTCAAAAACGGCGAATTTCTAGACGAGCTGATTTACGCAGTGCGGCGGCCATGA
- a CDS encoding GNAT family N-acetyltransferase — protein MTSLETPRLLLREITLADAPGILALDSDPRVLRYVPNRPIATLEEAAKIIHYIRQQYERNGIGRWAVVRLDTQEFIGWCGLKLVDDSEVNGRTNYHDIGYRLLPHHWDQGFASEAAGATMRYGLEIMKLPEINATVRRENTASRNILEKVGLHLQEDFTEPDGNLWYWYGIRNAQGQ, from the coding sequence ATGACGAGCCTGGAAACACCGCGCTTGTTGCTCCGCGAAATTACCCTGGCCGATGCGCCTGGCATCCTAGCTCTGGACTCCGACCCGCGCGTGTTGCGCTACGTGCCTAACCGGCCTATTGCTACCCTCGAGGAAGCCGCGAAAATCATTCACTATATCCGGCAGCAGTACGAGCGCAACGGTATCGGGCGCTGGGCCGTGGTGCGCCTCGATACGCAGGAGTTCATCGGCTGGTGTGGCCTCAAGCTGGTTGATGACAGCGAAGTAAACGGCCGCACCAACTACCACGACATTGGTTACCGCCTGCTACCTCATCACTGGGACCAAGGCTTCGCTTCGGAAGCCGCTGGCGCCACGATGCGCTACGGGCTGGAAATCATGAAGCTGCCGGAAATCAACGCTACCGTTAGGCGGGAAAACACCGCCTCGCGCAACATCCTGGAGAAAGTTGGGCTGCACCTGCAAGAAGATTTTACTGAGCCCGATGGGAATTTGTGGTATTGGTATGGAATACGGAATGCTCAGGGGCAGTGA
- the sbcD gene encoding exonuclease subunit SbcD: MRVLHTADWHLGQRFIQGHERTDEHRHFLEWLVQTVREQQVEVLVVAGDIFDTGSPSNQALELYYSFLLSMRGTGCRDVVVVGGNHDSPATLNAPARLLRHLRVHVVGCVPDCFEEQVLVLDDAQGKPGLVVCAVPFLRDRDVRLSVPGETAEEREARIKQGIADHYARCAEVEQVWQLKDLGLPVLATGHLYAAGAAPSDSERTIHVGNLGQITADHFPAVFDYVALGHLHRPQRVGGREHIRYSGSPIPLSFSEIDHPKEVLLLDFQGGKLTELQSLPVPGARRLVRFHGTLQEVTEGLTAYDNTGYPLPAWADVQIHSELTQLEVADALLTVIQALDRQQLEVLARRHFRLVKLRALGQAEETDDTPLTRSLHDFTEREVFEQRLEAEPEASRAELLRTFDELLERM, translated from the coding sequence ATGCGCGTACTACACACCGCCGACTGGCACCTAGGCCAGCGGTTTATTCAGGGCCACGAGCGAACCGACGAGCACCGCCACTTTCTGGAGTGGCTAGTGCAAACCGTGCGCGAGCAGCAGGTAGAAGTGCTGGTGGTAGCCGGTGACATTTTCGACACTGGCTCGCCCTCTAATCAGGCCCTGGAACTGTACTACTCCTTTTTGCTCAGCATGCGCGGCACCGGCTGCCGCGACGTGGTAGTGGTAGGAGGCAACCACGACTCGCCGGCTACCCTCAATGCCCCGGCCCGCTTGCTGCGCCACCTGCGCGTGCACGTGGTGGGCTGCGTGCCCGACTGCTTCGAGGAGCAAGTATTGGTGCTGGATGATGCCCAGGGCAAACCGGGCCTGGTGGTGTGCGCCGTGCCCTTTCTGCGCGACCGGGACGTGCGCCTGTCGGTGCCCGGCGAGACGGCCGAGGAACGGGAAGCCCGCATCAAACAGGGCATTGCCGACCACTACGCCCGTTGCGCCGAGGTAGAGCAGGTCTGGCAACTCAAAGACTTAGGCCTGCCCGTGCTGGCGACCGGCCACCTCTACGCGGCCGGCGCGGCCCCGTCGGATTCGGAACGCACGATTCACGTGGGCAACCTGGGCCAGATTACGGCCGACCACTTCCCGGCCGTGTTCGATTACGTGGCCCTGGGGCATTTGCACCGCCCGCAACGGGTAGGCGGCCGGGAGCATATCCGCTATTCGGGCTCGCCCATTCCGCTGTCGTTTTCGGAAATCGACCACCCCAAGGAAGTACTGCTGCTGGATTTTCAGGGCGGCAAGCTCACGGAACTGCAAAGCCTGCCGGTGCCCGGCGCCCGGCGACTGGTGCGTTTCCACGGCACCCTGCAGGAAGTAACGGAAGGGCTCACAGCCTACGACAACACCGGCTACCCCCTCCCCGCCTGGGCTGATGTGCAGATTCATTCGGAGCTAACCCAACTGGAAGTAGCCGATGCCCTACTAACCGTGATTCAGGCCCTGGACCGGCAGCAGCTGGAAGTGCTGGCCCGCCGTCACTTCCGCCTAGTCAAGCTCCGCGCCCTGGGGCAGGCCGAGGAAACCGACGATACGCCCCTCACCCGCAGCCTCCACGATTTCACGGAGCGCGAAGTATTTGAGCAGCGCCTAGAAGCCGAGCCCGAGGCCAGCCGCGCCGAGCTACTCCGCACCTTCGACGAGTTGCTGGAGCGGATGTAG
- a CDS encoding DUF6970 domain-containing protein, which translates to MKKAFYLLLAPTLLCTACDETDIEKGTPSCIRQKTINLERESPCEEGAYVKEYLFQGKTVFVFEPGNCIADGSAEVVDEGCNRLGYLGGFIGNTRINGQDFSTAEFKRTIWEKK; encoded by the coding sequence ATGAAAAAGGCGTTCTACTTACTACTAGCCCCTACCCTGCTGTGTACGGCTTGTGATGAGACTGACATTGAGAAAGGCACTCCCAGCTGTATTCGACAGAAAACCATCAACCTGGAGCGAGAGTCGCCGTGCGAGGAGGGCGCCTACGTTAAGGAATACCTTTTTCAAGGCAAAACGGTGTTTGTATTCGAACCAGGTAACTGCATTGCCGACGGCTCCGCTGAGGTGGTAGATGAGGGATGCAACCGGCTGGGTTACCTCGGCGGCTTTATTGGTAACACCCGCATCAATGGTCAGGATTTCAGCACCGCCGAGTTTAAGCGCACGATTTGGGAGAAAAAATAA